The nucleotide sequence CGCTATGTCTTTGGCGAATTTAGCCAACGGATGATAGGTCTGAGTGACCAGATCGACCACAGCCTCGATCGCCGTATTGAACATTTCGGCCATAAGCACAAGGCTGATGGTGAAGAGCAGCACGATTACTTCTTCGCGGCTGAGTTTGAATACCAGGCTGACGACCAGCACCAGCACCAGCGTTAAAAAGTGAAAACGCATATGGCGCTGTGTGCGGAATACATGCACCACACCTTCTATGGCGTATTTGAACCCGTTCGCGGGGTTTTTAAAAAGTCTCATCTACTATCCTATACAACAAATAATCAATATAAAATACTCATTACTAAATCCCAAGGGTTTCTGCCTGACGGGAAAACATCGCTTTCTCTTCGTCCGGCTCGGCATGGTCGTAACCCAGCAGATGAAGTATGCCGTGGACCAGGAGCATGTCGATCTCCTGGTCGAGGGTATTGCCCTGCGCCTGCGATTGGATCTGCGCTCTCTCCACTGATATTACGACATCTCCCAGCATTCCGTCATCCACTTCTTGAGAGAAATCGTCTTCACCTTCTATCTGAGAGAAGCTGAGCACATCCGTGGGGCCGTCCACGTCGCGATACTGCTTGTTGAGCCCGGCGATCTGCTCGTCGTCTGTGAGCAGCACGCTGACTTCGGTGTTGTCCGGGCAGTTTTCAGCCGTCAACAGCTTTTGAGCTATTCTCCGCATCCGGCTGGGTTTCACCGGTATTTTCTGTGAGTTCTGAATCAGAATCTTCATCTGCAGTGGGCTTCCTGTCCTCGACGCCCATCGCGTCGCCATAATCTATCCTTGCATGCATGATACTTGTTAAGCCGCGCACAAAGCAATCCGTAATACGGCTCAAGTCCTTAAACGTCAGTTCGCACTCGTCGAGCTGGCCATCGCGCAGCTTATCCGCCACTATCTGGTTCACCAGCAGCTCGATCTTGGCTGGAGTCGGCTTTGAAAGCCCGCGCGATGCGGCCTCGACTGAGTCCGCCAGCATGACCACGGCAGCTTCCTTGGTCTGCGGCTTTGGGCCGGGATATCTGAACTGCTGCTCCAGTGCGGTCGAGGGCTCCTGCTCACCCGTATACTGGTTATAGAAATACTGCACCAGCGAGGTTCCGTGATGCTGGTTAATAATGTCGAGCACGATCTTGGGCACGCGGAACTCCTGGGCTATTTCCAGGCCGTCTTTTATGTGCGAGGTGATCACCAGCGCCGAAAGGGTCGGGTTCATGCGGTCGTGTATGTTTTCGATATTTTGGTTTTCGATAAAAAAGTGCGGCCTGCGGATCTTGCCTATGTCGTGATAATACGAGGCTACCCTCGCCACCAGCGGGTCCGCGCCTATCTTTTCTGCCGCAGCTTCTGCGAGGTGGCCAACGATCATGCTGTGCGTATAAGTGCCCGGGGCTTCGACCACCAGACGGCGAAGCAGGGGCTTGTTGGTATCGGCCAGTTCGAGCAGCGAGATATGTGTTGTCCTCTCGAAGGGCCTCTCAAGCGGGGCTATGCCGAAGAAAAAGAGCGAGGTGGCCACCAGAGGCACCACCACTCCTGCCCATATGGTGCCCTCGATAAGAGTCTGCAGTGGATCGTTGGCTATTCCGCCTGTAATCCAGACCAGCATTATCCCGACGGCCGATATGGCTCCGCCGGCGCGCATGACGTCGCTGCGGTCACGTATGTTGGCTACGCTGTAGATGCCGACCATGGCGGTGACCAGCGCGCTGGTCGCGTATTTGAGTTCATTGTTCAATAGCAGCGAAAGCACTATCGAGAGCATCGCCACAACTACGACCGAGACCTGCGGGTTTATCAGCACGGCCATAAACATTCCCGCAGCCACTACCCACAAGATCCCCAGATAACCGACTTGCGTGGGGCTGAGGTTCAGGCCAAGGGTGCTTCCGCCAAGGCGCAGGGCAAGCGTGCTGAACATGACGATCAGCGCCAGCAGCCACATTGCTTTGGTGTTGGAGTAGACATCGTTATGATAGCGCCACAGATACGCAACTACGATCCACACCATCAGGATCATCAGCAGCATATATGAGAAGACTGAGACGTAGTCGAGTTTGGGGTGTCTGAGTTCCAGAGCATCGAACTTATCGAGGTGTTCGCGCGAGACGGGCTCACCCTTTTCGATAACAGGCTCTCCCCGTGTAATAATTTTATTGGCGGGCACCACACTTCGCATTGCCTGCTTCTTGAGGGCCATGGTCTGCTCTTTGTTGTAGATCCGGTTTGGCTCCAGGGCTATAGCGGCGACCTGACCGGCAAGGTTTGCCTCGGAGGACTTGGTGAACATTCTCTTTGCAGCCTGTACCACGTCCTGGCGGGCGGCTCGCATATCGGGCTGGTCCGCGCGCAGCTCTCTGTCCATAGCGATACTGACCAACCGCGCCGCGCCTTCTTCGACCTTTTTCGCCGACTTTGCGTCCAGACCGATCAGCCCCTTGAGAATGTCGTCCGAGACTTTTGAACTTAACTGCTTGCCCAGCTTCTCGCGCACCCGCCCTGTCGACTGCTCCTGTGCTGCATCACTGACTGCGCTAAAGAGAATCTTTACTGATTTGACTGCATCGGCCTCGGCGTCGGGCACGCTGTCATAGACCGCGCCCACACTCTGGATAGCGGTTTTCGTTCGCGCAGTTGTCTCGGAGGAGTCCACATAGCGGACAGTGCGGTGTGCGTAGATAGTCTCAGGTGCGGTGTCACCGAGCTTTAGCGACACTTTGCCCGGCAGCAGATGTATGGAAAGCAGGAATGAGAGCACCAGGACTGTGGCGATTGCCAGCCCAGCCCTTTGAAAGTCCAACAGGGGACGTTTGTCCGAGATATTCTTTGCGCTCCGTTTGATTCGAGGCAAGTGTGGTTTCATAATAAAGAGGTGTTACCCTCGCAGCACATTCTCGACGATTTGGCTGACGAGCTTTCCATCGGCTCGGCCCTTGACCTTTTGCATCACGGGACCCATGACCTTGCCGCGGTCCTTGATGTCGGTGGCGCCAACCTCGGCGACAATCTGCCTGACAATGCTTTCGATATCCGCCTGGTCAAGCTGTTGGGGAAGGTAAGACTGCAGAATGTCGAGCTCGGCCTTTTCGCGGTCCGCGATATCCATGCGGTCCCCGCTTATTGCCGACTCTATTGTCTCACGGCGCTGCTTTGCCTCCTTGGCAATTACGCCGATAACCTCGTCATCGGTGAGCTGGCTGCCCTTTGCAATACGGGCATAGCTCACCGATGACAGAATAAGCCGGATGGTTGAGAGTGTCAACGCATCCTTACTCTTTAGAGCCTGCTTCATATTTTGTTGAAGCGTGTCAATTAGCGACATAGTCCAGAATCCTGAATACTAGCTCTTGCGGCTTAATTTGCGACGCCTTGCGGCTTCTGCCTTACGGCGCTTATCGCTCGGTTTTTCATAGTGCTCGTGCTCTCTGGCTTCCTTGAGAACACCAGTCTGCTGAAGCACTTTCTTAAACCGCTTCAGAGCGCTATCCAGACTTTCATTGGGTTTCACCTGAACCTGTGCCAACCATAATCCCTCCTCCATCGACAGCGTTCGGCTGGAATTGCACGTCACTGCGTTTTCAGCGGCGGGAAAGGTTTGGCAACGCTGCTATTATTGCTAGCTACATAGCCAAATCCGCTAAACCCACTTACTGTTAGCCGTTCATCAAATGTTAGTCTGTAGAGATTATACGCTTTGGGTCTATTTTGTGTCAAGGTGAGCCTTATCTTATTTTATCGGCTTCCGACCGCCTGAGCATCATCTCGGCGACCTCTTTGCCGTCGATTTTATACTCGCCTTTTGCAATCTGGTCCTTGAGCTTGTTGACAATATCTTCCCGGATATCGGGGATATCCGCCATCGCCGCTTCGGCAACAGCCATCCCCTGTTCCAAAGGAGATAAGTCTTTTGCCCTCTGCGCTCTTGTGGATACCAGGCCCCTGGGCCTGTCCTTAGGCAATATGTGAGCCTGCGGCGAAGCGCTCGTTGATGCAGCTCTGCCTGATTCTACTTGAGAGATTTTCATTTTGATCCCCCTACTGCTTCGGAGATCGCCTTAATCAGACATAAAAAAAGGCAAACCCGAAGCTTGGAAACGGCAGCCCGGCCGACTTGTTCCATATAGGAATGTAGTCCCGAAGGCTTTGCGTCCCCTTCTTTCGAAGAGTTTGCCCTTATCGCCTATATTATCTTCAATATAGATTATTGGACTCCTACAGGGGAATCTTTAGCCCCTGACAAGAAAAATATTATATTTTTTCAGGCGAGTGCATCCAGCTCGGGTGTCGGGTGTTAGGTGTTAGGTATCGGAAATGGTCGTCACCCATCAACCGAAACCATATCAGTGGAGACTGCGGGAACTTACGTTCGCGATAATATGATTGCTCTGTGTATACCGCCGTTCCCGCAGTGTAGAAAATCACCTGATAGGTGGCGATCTCCGAATCGTCACCTTAATGCCGAATTGGGGTCTCCGAACCCCGCAACCTTTGCTGGAATGGCCGGATTCGGAGATCCGGCACTGGTTCTCGAGTAAGGATTCGGAGATCCTTACCCATCATACGGGTGATGTGTTTGGACCTCGTCACAAAACGTTTATTCGTGCGTTCGCCCTAACCCATCAACCGGAACCGTATCAGCGGAGACTGCGGGAACTTACGTTTGCGATAATATGACCGCTCTGTGTATACCGCCGTTCCCGCAGTGTAGAACTATTTATGCCCCAAAATCGGTTAACGAACCGCGCAGTGATTGGGCGGCACTAACAACTATATTATCATACTTTATTCCGTCGTCCTTTATCAGAATCGAAAGAGCCTGGTCGGGACTGTATGCTCTCCTGTAGGGTCTTTCCTCCAGCAGAGCTACAAAAACATCCGCCACTGCTATAATCTTGGCTTCAAGCGAAAACTGATCGCTCTTAAGAGCTTGGGGATATCCGCTGCCGTCTACTCGCTCGTGGTGGCAAAGCACGCATTCCGCCACATCCGGCATAAGAGGGAATGCCGCTGCGGCTATCTTTGCGCCCAGCATAGGGTGTTTGCGGAGGATTGCCCAGTCCTCTTGAGAAAGCATATCCCTCTTGTCGAGAAGACCAGGTGAAATATAGAGTTTGCCGATATCGTGGATTTCGGCGGCAATAGCCAAAGTAGTCATTCGGCGTCCGTCCAGAGAGCATGCCTGCCCGAGTAACGAAGCGCATATTCTGACACGTATACTGTGATGCGCCGTAGGCATATGCGCGTTGGCTATCGCCGCTTTTAGTGTGTGGTACGTAAGTTCCGGGTTGCGTGCGTCCATGTCGGCGCAGTACAGCCCATAGCCTTCCCTGGCTGCGGTTTCTTCCATGAAATTTCTCCTTACTCCTCAATATCATCTATCAGTCCGGCGGAGCAATCAATGTGTTGCCCGGCGCATTTATTCTATTTCAAGCCCAGCCACAACCGATAGTGGCAAAAATGCCTATTTTATTATGGGCCAAATTGACTATGCAGGCTGCTTTGTCGATGCTCGGACCGCGCCAGCCATATCGATGCCGCCGCGCATCTGGAGTGGACTTCCAGCTTTGAGAGCACGTTCTCGACATGTCGCTTGCATGTCGCCACGCTGATATAAAGCCGCTCCGCGATATGTTTATTGGACAGGCCGTCAGCCATTAAGCTCAGAACCTCTACCTCCCTTGTGGTAAGTCTTGTTGTATTATCGAACGAAGTATCCGATCGCACAGGGCGGTCTTGTTGGCCTTGCGGTCGCCAAAACCGTTCCAGCGCTGTCACGGCTTGGGTGAGGATCATGTCTATGAGGTCGACACTGCCGTCGGCATGCGCCAATGCAAGACATGCGGCAAATGACGATTGCCTGAAGATTGGGCGGAAGATACAGTCGGGCCATTCATCAAAAAGATGTAGCTGAGTGCTTTTAACTGATTTTGCGCTTGCGCGGCGCCCGGAGAGTATGGCGCAATACAGGTCGGATGTGTGCGGCACTATGTCGGGCAGATGCTTCCTGCCGTCCCCGGTATTGATGTCAAGCTTGAGTGCCGCGCCGTCTTCCGCGGCGACATACAGCGCGCACTCATGCACATCGAACAGGCTCTTGAGCTCGCAGAACAGGCTGCGCACAAATTCATGCGGGTCCGTCCAGTCGAACATACGCATCAACACACGGTTCATCGCAACCAGTTCCGCCTTTGAAAGAACCTCCAGGTCAATACCCTGATCAATTTGATCGGCAACAAACATATAGTCTATCTCCGTACATAATAGTGATAAGCCGACTGCTTGTATCGCAAAAATGTGACCAACTCGTCCACGATAACACAGCACATGTATGGAGTCAAGGCCCCAATGTGTCTCGAAATTGATTGCAATGTTAATGCTCGGACGCAATCAGAAAAGAAATCTTGAATTGTTCTTATTTGGATGAGTCATCGAGCAGGGCGCTGCAGAGACAGTGTTTAGTGAAGCTGAGCACAGACTTTCGCTCCGCAACACAAACACAAACTGTTCGCAAAAAGAGCATTGTTGAGCTCTCAAAATACCGACATGAAACCACAATACGCTTGGCTGCTGTCACACATAGCCGCGCAAATGCTGATCAAATGCGCTTCAAAAGCCGTCCGGCGCTGAGATAGTGTTGACTTATTGACACCTCTTCTATAATCTGACAATATCTGCCCGGACAATTCAGTTCCATGGACGGCGATTTTCCACCATGAAGGAGGACAAAGACTAATTGAACAAGCTGATGGCTACGCTGTTCGTATTCGCGGCAAGTGTGTCGCTCGTATGCGCGGACACAATATCGGTGCCGTTGCCGGAATGCACAGCAACATTTCAACAGACTCTCTCTGGCACCCGGATATCAATACCGGACTATGCGGTTTCCGCTTCCCCCGGTAACCCCGCGCTTCCATATAAGGAAATGCATGTGCTGCTTCCACCCAACGCAGACCCTTCCTCTGTCGAGGTCTCGTTGAGCGGGCGCGCGTCAACGCCCCTCGACGGCAAATACGACATTGCGCCGTCGCCGCCTGTTATGACGATTGTTGACGGTAAGACCATCACGGACTGGGGGACAGGCAAGCTGATCGAAAACGGGCACAATACGCTGGTCTACGGCTCGGACTGCCTGTATCCTGTCTCAAACGTCGAGCTTTCAAGTGTGGGCAATATGCGCCAGTGGCGGTTAGTACGGTTCAAATACTATCCGTTTACCTACAATCCATATACAAAGCGCCTTTGGCAAATTACAGAGGGCGAGATAAACGTATCCTACAGTTTATCTGCTTCAATTTCAGCATACTCGTCTGCGTCGACGTATCCGATAGACGTCCTGGCTGAAAAAAGTTTGGCGGATCTTGCGGTCAACTACGATCAGGCAAGTGACTGGTATCCGACATCTTCAACTGAAGGGACGCATATGCTGAGCGCAACCAGCGCATCGAACGATTCGGAGACCCAGGCTGCCACCGATTACGTAATTCTCACCACCACGGACGTCGTTGCAGCCAGCACAAAACTTCAGGCCTTCGTAAATCACAAGACCAACCGCGGCTACAGCGTGGCAGTGATTACGCAAAGCGCATGGGGAGGCGGCACTGGTGATACGGCCGCCAATAATATAAGGGCGTATCTAAAAGCAAATTATCTGACCAAGGGCATTCACTACGTCCTGCTGATCGGCAACCCGAACCCCGGCACAGGCGCGGTGCCTATGAAGATGCTCTGGCCCCGTCATGCCTCAAGCACATATCAGGAAGCGCCCTCCGATTACTTTTATGCCGATCTCACCGGAAACTGGGACCGAGACGGCGACGGCTATTACGGCGAAGACAGCCAGGACTTCGGCACGGGCGGCATAGACCTCTACCCCGAGGTCATAGTCGGCCGTATTCCATACTATGGGACAATCTCAGACCTTGATTCCATACTGCAAAAGATTATTGACTATGAATCGGGGACCTATGGCGGCACCTGGGTGCGCAACGTGCTCTTGAGCATGAAGCCGTCCGACTCC is from Armatimonadota bacterium and encodes:
- the ybeY gene encoding rRNA maturation RNase YbeY, producing MRRIAQKLLTAENCPDNTEVSVLLTDDEQIAGLNKQYRDVDGPTDVLSFSQIEGEDDFSQEVDDGMLGDVVISVERAQIQSQAQGNTLDQEIDMLLVHGILHLLGYDHAEPDEEKAMFSRQAETLGI
- a CDS encoding HDIG domain-containing metalloprotein → MDFQRAGLAIATVLVLSFLLSIHLLPGKVSLKLGDTAPETIYAHRTVRYVDSSETTARTKTAIQSVGAVYDSVPDAEADAVKSVKILFSAVSDAAQEQSTGRVREKLGKQLSSKVSDDILKGLIGLDAKSAKKVEEGAARLVSIAMDRELRADQPDMRAARQDVVQAAKRMFTKSSEANLAGQVAAIALEPNRIYNKEQTMALKKQAMRSVVPANKIITRGEPVIEKGEPVSREHLDKFDALELRHPKLDYVSVFSYMLLMILMVWIVVAYLWRYHNDVYSNTKAMWLLALIVMFSTLALRLGGSTLGLNLSPTQVGYLGILWVVAAGMFMAVLINPQVSVVVVAMLSIVLSLLLNNELKYATSALVTAMVGIYSVANIRDRSDVMRAGGAISAVGIMLVWITGGIANDPLQTLIEGTIWAGVVVPLVATSLFFFGIAPLERPFERTTHISLLELADTNKPLLRRLVVEAPGTYTHSMIVGHLAEAAAEKIGADPLVARVASYYHDIGKIRRPHFFIENQNIENIHDRMNPTLSALVITSHIKDGLEIAQEFRVPKIVLDIINQHHGTSLVQYFYNQYTGEQEPSTALEQQFRYPGPKPQTKEAAVVMLADSVEAASRGLSKPTPAKIELLVNQIVADKLRDGQLDECELTFKDLSRITDCFVRGLTSIMHARIDYGDAMGVEDRKPTADEDSDSELTENTGETQPDAENSSKAVDG
- a CDS encoding GatB/YqeY domain-containing protein → MSLIDTLQQNMKQALKSKDALTLSTIRLILSSVSYARIAKGSQLTDDEVIGVIAKEAKQRRETIESAISGDRMDIADREKAELDILQSYLPQQLDQADIESIVRQIVAEVGATDIKDRGKVMGPVMQKVKGRADGKLVSQIVENVLRG
- the rpsU gene encoding 30S ribosomal protein S21 — translated: MAQVQVKPNESLDSALKRFKKVLQQTGVLKEAREHEHYEKPSDKRRKAEAARRRKLSRKS
- the flgM gene encoding flagellar biosynthesis anti-sigma factor FlgM, with the protein product MKISQVESGRAASTSASPQAHILPKDRPRGLVSTRAQRAKDLSPLEQGMAVAEAAMADIPDIREDIVNKLKDQIAKGEYKIDGKEVAEMMLRRSEADKIR
- a CDS encoding HD domain-containing phosphohydrolase, which codes for MEETAAREGYGLYCADMDARNPELTYHTLKAAIANAHMPTAHHSIRVRICASLLGQACSLDGRRMTTLAIAAEIHDIGKLYISPGLLDKRDMLSQEDWAILRKHPMLGAKIAAAAFPLMPDVAECVLCHHERVDGSGYPQALKSDQFSLEAKIIAVADVFVALLEERPYRRAYSPDQALSILIKDDGIKYDNIVVSAAQSLRGSLTDFGA
- a CDS encoding LuxR C-terminal-related transcriptional regulator; protein product: MFVADQIDQGIDLEVLSKAELVAMNRVLMRMFDWTDPHEFVRSLFCELKSLFDVHECALYVAAEDGAALKLDINTGDGRKHLPDIVPHTSDLYCAILSGRRASAKSVKSTQLHLFDEWPDCIFRPIFRQSSFAACLALAHADGSVDLIDMILTQAVTALERFWRPQGQQDRPVRSDTSFDNTTRLTTREVEVLSLMADGLSNKHIAERLYISVATCKRHVENVLSKLEVHSRCAAASIWLARSEHRQSSLHSQFGP